From the Nocardiopsis changdeensis genome, one window contains:
- a CDS encoding ABC-ATPase domain-containing protein, with translation MAERYGGGRGGRGGHGGRGGGRRPEPEPLQGVRDDERLSRELLRMDGDSYGRYKSLRGDWDFGDFTLTVQRVQADPFAPPSRILVALPDAGIPKDAWADPVRRRATADFLGRRAGRLLRRSLLRIDTGGQEVLERSSCRVTEGGGLELRIGIDLPGRGRRIDGRAAEREFCDTLPGVVDDLYWEAVDRDAARAFADSVADTVALRSALAERGLVAFVADGAVLPRRSGISDEPMAEGAVPFSSPDSLRVSVDLPHRGTVTGMGVPEGVVLIVGGGFHGKSTLLHALERGVYDHVPGDGRELVVTRADAVKIRAEEGRRVERVDVGSFVRNLPTGADTADFRTDNASGSTSQAANICEALEAGSRTLLVDEDSTATNLMIRDERMQALVHGDREPLVPFVDLVRPLYRDHGVSTVLVMGGSGDYFDVADHVVMMDAYHPHDVGERARELARERTDAVFTAPRARLVDPRSVDPSDARGRSRIKRRDMDVLVFGDDDVDVRSVEQFVDPGQIIGAGLALRALDLRDRTLAEALDALEAELAEHGVTRLGADFGGDYALPRRQEVAALLNRLRSLRVLGQRW, from the coding sequence ATGGCGGAGCGGTACGGGGGCGGCCGGGGCGGGCGCGGGGGCCACGGGGGCCGGGGCGGCGGGCGCCGGCCCGAGCCGGAGCCCCTCCAGGGGGTGCGCGACGACGAGCGGCTCTCGCGGGAGCTGCTGCGGATGGACGGCGACTCCTACGGCCGCTACAAGTCCCTCAGGGGGGACTGGGACTTCGGGGACTTCACGCTGACCGTCCAGCGGGTGCAGGCCGACCCGTTCGCGCCGCCCTCGCGGATCCTGGTCGCGCTGCCCGACGCCGGCATTCCCAAGGACGCCTGGGCCGACCCCGTGCGCCGCCGGGCCACCGCCGACTTCCTGGGCCGCCGGGCCGGGCGGCTGCTGCGGCGCTCGCTGCTGCGCATCGACACCGGCGGGCAGGAGGTCCTGGAGCGCTCCTCCTGCCGGGTCACCGAGGGCGGCGGCCTGGAGCTGCGCATCGGTATCGACCTGCCCGGCCGCGGCCGCCGCATCGACGGCCGGGCCGCCGAGCGCGAGTTCTGCGACACCCTGCCCGGGGTGGTCGACGACCTGTACTGGGAGGCGGTCGACCGGGACGCCGCGCGGGCCTTCGCCGACAGCGTGGCCGACACGGTCGCCCTGCGCTCGGCGCTGGCGGAGCGGGGCCTGGTCGCGTTCGTCGCCGACGGGGCGGTCCTGCCGCGCCGCAGCGGGATCAGCGACGAGCCCATGGCCGAGGGCGCGGTCCCGTTCTCCTCGCCCGACAGCCTGCGCGTGTCGGTGGACCTGCCGCACCGGGGCACGGTCACCGGCATGGGCGTGCCCGAGGGCGTCGTCCTCATCGTGGGCGGCGGCTTCCACGGCAAGTCCACCCTGCTGCACGCCCTGGAGCGGGGCGTCTACGACCACGTGCCGGGCGACGGGCGCGAACTGGTGGTCACCCGCGCCGACGCGGTCAAGATCCGCGCCGAGGAGGGCCGCCGGGTGGAGCGGGTCGACGTGGGCTCCTTCGTGCGCAACCTGCCCACCGGCGCCGACACCGCGGACTTTCGCACCGACAACGCCTCGGGCTCCACCTCGCAGGCCGCCAACATCTGCGAGGCGCTGGAGGCCGGGTCGCGCACCCTGCTGGTGGACGAGGACTCCACCGCCACCAACCTGATGATCCGCGACGAGCGCATGCAGGCCCTGGTGCACGGCGACCGCGAGCCCCTCGTCCCGTTCGTCGACCTGGTGCGGCCGCTGTACCGCGACCACGGCGTCTCCACGGTGCTGGTCATGGGCGGCAGCGGCGACTACTTCGACGTCGCCGACCACGTGGTCATGATGGACGCCTACCACCCGCACGACGTCGGGGAGCGCGCGCGGGAGCTGGCCCGGGAGCGGACGGACGCGGTGTTCACCGCTCCGCGCGCCCGCCTCGTCGACCCGCGCTCGGTCGACCCCTCCGACGCGCGCGGCCGGTCCCGGATCAAGCGCCGCGACATGGACGTGCTGGTCTTCGGCGACGACGACGTCGACGTGCGCTCCGTCGAGCAGTTCGTCGACCCCGGGCAGATCATCGGCGCCGGGCTGGCCCTGCGCGCCCTCGACCTGCGGGACCGCACGCTCGCCGAGGCCCTGGACGCCCTGGAGGCCGAGCTGGCCGAACACGGGGTCACCCGGCTGGGCGCGGACTTCGGCGGCGACTACGCGCTGCCGCGCCGGCAGGAGGTCGCGGCGCTCCTCAACCGGCTGCGCTCCCTGCGGGTCCTCGGGCAGCGGTGGTGA
- a CDS encoding quinone-dependent dihydroorotate dehydrogenase: MFYQILFSSVLRHLDAETIHKVSFGALRCAAAVPGAAAAAERVLGPREPELAVRAFGREFPGPLGLAAGFDKNAEGPRALGALGFGFVEIGTVTAQPQPGNPRPRLTRLVKDRAIVNRMGFNNEGSALVAERLHHRRGGPGPILGINIGKTKVTPEEEAEGDYALSARRLAPYADYMVVNVSSPNTPGLRNLQSVERLRPILSAVRGALAEAGRPELPLLVKIAPDLADEDVDAVADLALELGLDGVIATNTTVSREGLASSAEEVEAAGGGGLSGAPLKDRSLEVLRRLRARAGDRLTLVAVGGIDTPEDAWARIRAGATLVQGYTGMIYGGPLWPRRVHRGLARLVRAAGYTSIADAVGSEVPDTAPAASPAATA; this comes from the coding sequence GTGTTCTACCAGATCCTCTTCAGCTCGGTCCTGCGCCACCTGGACGCCGAGACGATCCACAAGGTGAGCTTCGGCGCCCTGCGCTGCGCCGCCGCCGTGCCCGGCGCGGCCGCGGCGGCCGAGCGGGTGCTGGGCCCGCGCGAGCCCGAGCTGGCCGTGCGGGCGTTCGGCCGCGAGTTCCCCGGCCCGCTGGGCCTGGCCGCCGGGTTCGACAAGAACGCCGAGGGCCCCCGGGCCCTGGGCGCGCTCGGCTTCGGGTTCGTCGAGATCGGCACGGTCACCGCCCAGCCGCAGCCGGGCAACCCGCGCCCGCGCCTGACGCGCCTGGTGAAGGACCGGGCGATCGTCAACCGGATGGGCTTCAACAACGAGGGGTCGGCGCTGGTCGCCGAGCGCCTGCACCACCGGCGGGGCGGGCCCGGCCCGATCCTGGGGATCAACATCGGCAAGACCAAGGTCACGCCGGAGGAGGAGGCCGAGGGCGACTACGCGCTCAGCGCCCGGCGGCTGGCCCCCTACGCCGACTACATGGTGGTCAACGTCAGCTCGCCCAACACCCCGGGCCTGCGCAACCTGCAGAGCGTGGAGCGGCTGCGGCCGATCCTGTCCGCCGTGCGCGGGGCGCTGGCCGAGGCCGGGCGCCCGGAGCTGCCGCTGCTGGTCAAGATCGCCCCGGACCTGGCCGACGAGGACGTCGACGCGGTCGCCGACCTGGCCCTGGAGCTGGGGCTGGACGGCGTCATCGCGACCAACACCACCGTCTCCCGCGAGGGCCTGGCCTCCTCCGCCGAGGAGGTCGAGGCGGCCGGGGGCGGCGGCCTGTCCGGCGCGCCCCTGAAGGACCGCTCCCTGGAGGTGCTGCGCCGCCTGCGCGCCAGGGCCGGCGACCGGCTCACCCTGGTCGCGGTGGGCGGCATCGACACCCCCGAGGACGCCTGGGCCCGCATCCGGGCCGGGGCGACCCTGGTCCAGGGCTACACCGGCATGATCTACGGCGGCCCGCTCTGGCCGCGCCGCGTCCACCGCGGCCTGGCCCGCCTGGTCCGCGCCGCCGGGTACACCTCGATCGCCGACGCCGTCGGCTCCGAGGTCCCGGACACCGCGCCGGCCGCGAGCCCCGCCGCCACCGCCTGA
- the metE gene encoding 5-methyltetrahydropteroyltriglutamate--homocysteine S-methyltransferase yields the protein MNTPGPAVRSTVHGYPRIGPDRELKRAEESYWKGASTAADLEEAAAGLRLDTYARLRAAGIDDIPSNTFSYYDQVLDTAVLFGLVPERFEDPCAAADADGRLRRYFALARGVQGAPPLEMTKWFDTNYHYLVPELSPAVRPRVAGDKPVAEFREALEAGYPTRPVLVGPLTFLLLSKAADDAPRGWSPIALLDDLLDAYGRVLADLRAAGAEQVQLDEPVLATDEGRAALGHLERAYGVLGGLADRPEILVSTYFGSIGADALRVLKESPVEAVGLDLVTDAEGIADLTAVSGLGSTRLVAGVVDGRNVWRTDVPAAVATLGTLLGLADGISVSTSCSLLHVPIDLDAETSLPPELRAALAFAEQKTREVALLGRVLSEGTGDGYAAAPAPAGASFVDARVRARLEALGADAHERPRERGAPGVPALTTTTIGSFPQTGGLRRARAAHRRGELGEEEYKAILRAEIDRVIALQEDIGLDVLVHGEPERNDMVQYFAEQLRGYATTENGWVQSYGSRCVRPPILFGDVSRPEPMTVEWTTYAQSRTAKPVKGMLTGPVTMLAWSFVRTDQPLGDTARQVALALRDEVADLERAGIRHIQVDEAALRELLPLRAEKRREYLDWAVGSFRLATSGVSPSTTVHTHMCYSEFGLIVDGIEELDADVTSVEAARSRMELVEDLGRRGYRRGIGPGVYDIHSPRVPSVEEIEASLRLAVEHIDAGKLWVNPDCGLKTRGYEEVEQALRNMVEAARRVRSTL from the coding sequence ATGAACACCCCCGGACCCGCCGTGCGGTCCACGGTGCACGGCTACCCGCGCATCGGCCCCGACCGCGAGCTCAAGCGCGCCGAGGAGTCCTACTGGAAGGGCGCCTCCACCGCCGCCGACCTGGAGGAGGCCGCCGCCGGCCTGCGCCTGGACACCTACGCCCGGCTGCGCGCCGCCGGGATCGACGACATCCCCTCCAACACGTTCTCCTACTACGACCAGGTGCTGGACACCGCCGTCCTGTTCGGCCTGGTCCCGGAGCGGTTCGAGGACCCGTGCGCGGCCGCCGACGCCGACGGGCGGCTGCGCCGCTACTTCGCGCTGGCCCGCGGGGTCCAGGGCGCCCCGCCCCTGGAGATGACCAAGTGGTTCGACACCAACTACCACTACCTGGTCCCGGAGCTCTCCCCGGCCGTGCGGCCGCGCGTCGCCGGCGACAAGCCCGTCGCCGAGTTCCGCGAGGCCCTGGAGGCCGGGTACCCCACCCGCCCGGTGCTGGTCGGCCCGCTGACCTTCCTGCTGCTGTCCAAGGCCGCCGACGACGCCCCGCGGGGCTGGTCGCCCATCGCGCTGCTCGACGACCTGCTGGACGCCTACGGCCGCGTGCTGGCGGACCTGCGCGCCGCCGGCGCCGAGCAGGTGCAGCTGGACGAGCCGGTGCTGGCCACCGACGAGGGCCGCGCCGCCCTGGGCCACCTGGAGCGCGCCTACGGCGTCCTGGGCGGGCTCGCCGACCGCCCGGAGATCCTGGTCTCCACCTACTTCGGCTCCATCGGCGCCGACGCCCTGCGCGTCCTCAAGGAGTCCCCGGTCGAGGCCGTGGGCCTGGACCTCGTCACCGACGCCGAGGGCATCGCCGACCTGACCGCGGTCTCCGGGCTGGGCTCCACCCGCCTGGTCGCGGGCGTGGTCGACGGCCGCAACGTCTGGCGCACCGACGTCCCGGCCGCCGTCGCCACCCTGGGCACCCTGCTGGGCCTGGCCGACGGGATCTCCGTGAGCACCTCCTGCTCGCTGCTGCACGTGCCCATCGACCTGGACGCCGAGACCTCGCTGCCCCCGGAGTTGCGCGCGGCGCTGGCCTTCGCGGAGCAGAAGACCCGTGAGGTCGCGCTGCTGGGCAGGGTGCTGTCCGAGGGCACCGGGGACGGCTACGCCGCCGCCCCGGCCCCGGCCGGCGCGTCGTTCGTGGACGCGCGCGTGCGCGCCCGCCTGGAGGCCCTGGGCGCGGACGCCCACGAGCGGCCGCGGGAGCGCGGCGCCCCCGGCGTCCCGGCACTGACCACGACCACCATCGGGTCGTTCCCGCAGACCGGCGGGCTGCGCCGGGCCCGCGCCGCGCACCGCCGCGGCGAGCTGGGCGAGGAGGAGTACAAGGCGATCCTGCGCGCCGAGATCGACCGGGTCATCGCGCTCCAGGAGGACATCGGCCTGGACGTGCTCGTCCACGGCGAGCCCGAGCGCAACGACATGGTCCAGTACTTCGCCGAGCAGCTCCGGGGCTACGCCACCACCGAGAACGGCTGGGTGCAGTCCTACGGCTCCCGGTGCGTGCGCCCGCCGATCCTCTTCGGCGACGTCTCGCGCCCGGAGCCGATGACGGTGGAGTGGACCACCTACGCCCAGTCGCGCACCGCGAAGCCGGTCAAGGGCATGCTCACCGGACCGGTGACCATGCTCGCCTGGTCGTTCGTGCGCACCGACCAGCCGCTGGGCGACACCGCCCGCCAGGTGGCACTGGCCCTGCGCGACGAGGTCGCCGACCTGGAGCGGGCGGGGATCCGCCACATCCAGGTCGACGAGGCCGCGCTGCGCGAGCTGCTGCCGCTGCGGGCGGAGAAGCGGCGGGAGTACCTGGACTGGGCCGTGGGCTCCTTCCGGCTGGCCACCTCCGGCGTCTCGCCGTCGACGACCGTCCACACGCACATGTGCTACTCCGAGTTCGGCCTGATCGTCGACGGCATCGAGGAGCTGGACGCCGACGTGACCAGCGTCGAGGCGGCCCGCTCTCGCATGGAGCTGGTGGAGGACCTGGGCCGCCGCGGCTACCGGCGGGGCATAGGCCCGGGCGTGTACGACATCCACTCCCCGCGGGTGCCGTCGGTGGAGGAGATCGAGGCGTCCCTGCGCCTGGCGGTGGAGCACATCGACGCCGGGAAGCTGTGGGTCAACCCGGACTGCGGTCTGAAGACCCGCGGCTACGAGGAGGTCGAACAGGCCCTGCGCAACATGGTCGAGGCCGCCCGCCGGGTCCGCTCGACCCTGTAG
- a CDS encoding DUF3558 domain-containing protein: protein MSENGPYNQPPQNPYGGDGPGGQPPYGPPGGPYGDPHTGGQPGYAQQGAYTGGQPAYGPPGGYPPPQQPKSGGKAALWVVIGGGAVIVVLVVALIVMLATNRGDEGGTVASPPEGSTEASDPVTDPAGEEPVEEPAGGGGPAGEPPYSLPIEPCEALTDRVAEGLLMGQDGSKSTSDNRSTCSDISGTPPEGNPDTMFGTYDVTYQTPYAGSDSIEGAKTDYQDAVSNIRGEGSYSLYDSEHLDQDKELPLGDEAVFITTKYDFLGQFVPRAAVLIRSGNITIEVTYTMSPSFSASDDDVEKFTLPDDIEATMTMAGEDALALLESA from the coding sequence ATGAGCGAAAACGGACCTTACAACCAGCCACCGCAGAACCCCTACGGCGGTGACGGCCCGGGAGGGCAGCCTCCCTACGGCCCGCCGGGCGGCCCCTACGGCGACCCCCACACGGGCGGTCAGCCGGGCTACGCCCAGCAGGGCGCGTACACGGGCGGCCAGCCGGCCTACGGTCCCCCCGGGGGCTACCCGCCGCCGCAGCAGCCCAAGAGCGGCGGCAAGGCCGCCCTGTGGGTGGTCATCGGCGGCGGCGCGGTGATCGTGGTCCTCGTGGTCGCGCTCATCGTCATGCTCGCCACCAACCGCGGTGACGAGGGCGGCACCGTCGCCTCCCCGCCGGAGGGGAGCACCGAGGCCAGCGACCCCGTCACCGACCCGGCCGGCGAGGAGCCGGTCGAGGAGCCCGCGGGCGGCGGCGGCCCGGCGGGCGAGCCCCCGTACTCGCTGCCCATCGAGCCCTGCGAGGCCCTGACCGACCGCGTGGCCGAGGGCCTGCTCATGGGCCAGGACGGCTCCAAGAGCACCAGCGACAACCGCTCCACCTGCTCCGACATCAGCGGCACCCCGCCGGAGGGCAACCCGGACACCATGTTCGGGACCTACGACGTGACGTACCAGACCCCCTACGCCGGGTCGGACTCCATCGAGGGCGCCAAGACCGACTACCAGGACGCCGTCTCCAACATCCGCGGCGAGGGCTCGTACTCCCTGTACGACTCCGAGCACCTGGACCAGGACAAGGAGCTCCCCCTGGGCGACGAGGCCGTCTTCATCACCACGAAGTACGACTTCCTCGGCCAGTTCGTCCCCCGCGCCGCCGTGCTGATCCGTTCGGGCAACATCACCATCGAGGTCACGTACACGATGAGCCCCTCGTTCAGCGCCTCCGACGACGACGTCGAGAAGTTCACGCTCCCCGACGACATCGAGGCGACCATGACCATGGCCGGCGAGGACGCCCTCGCCCTGCTCGAGTCCGCCTGA
- a CDS encoding polysaccharide deacetylase family protein has protein sequence MALVLPLASCQNPPAAAPEEADGEAVTVLVDGPGDVVTEWSGEGDDFPDHPYIPEDVEISVAHPEFPGAEAFSTALHGHIDREVMDFRGASREPVGLEIAWEVVAAGEGVLGVRLVGTEEDLHGRRQTYATYWYDESTGHTGYATELLADDAALAELNDLVGEELADHPDVDPRGLLPVMRTYDSIGFNAAGDLVVEFDDGHLSPVVEGHPPDASPGRIAAVIDAERAGPLLSDLGERARSASLTEEPVLSVSEPDTALESAPVPPGVVTERGPDVDCTDPGVECVALTFDDGPVEATAHVLDILAEQEVTASFFLNGDPLLTRPWLARRIYAEGHELGNHNDLHESMTEEFTPEELPAQVAMVGAGIRRQTGYTVELFRPPFGATDDGVKAELARQELAEVMWTVDSEDWTGSDRDTVADRVVDLVEPDGVVLLHDPQPTTVAALPEIIERLREKGYVFVTASQAFAPEAGGTYPPDWDGSW, from the coding sequence GTGGCCCTGGTGCTCCCCCTGGCCTCCTGCCAGAACCCGCCGGCCGCCGCCCCGGAGGAGGCCGACGGCGAGGCCGTCACCGTACTGGTCGACGGCCCCGGGGACGTGGTCACCGAGTGGAGCGGCGAGGGGGACGACTTCCCCGACCACCCCTACATCCCCGAGGACGTGGAGATCTCCGTCGCCCACCCGGAGTTCCCGGGCGCCGAGGCGTTCTCCACCGCCCTGCACGGGCACATCGACCGGGAGGTCATGGACTTCCGCGGGGCCAGCCGGGAGCCCGTGGGCCTGGAGATCGCCTGGGAGGTCGTGGCCGCCGGCGAGGGCGTCCTGGGCGTGCGCCTGGTCGGCACCGAGGAGGACCTGCACGGGAGGCGCCAGACGTACGCGACGTACTGGTACGACGAGTCGACCGGGCACACCGGGTACGCCACCGAGCTGCTGGCCGACGACGCCGCGCTGGCGGAGCTGAACGACCTGGTGGGCGAGGAGCTCGCGGACCACCCCGACGTGGACCCGCGGGGGCTGCTGCCGGTCATGCGCACCTACGACTCGATCGGGTTCAACGCCGCCGGCGACCTGGTCGTGGAGTTCGACGACGGGCACCTGTCGCCCGTGGTCGAGGGGCACCCGCCGGACGCGTCCCCGGGGCGGATCGCCGCGGTCATCGACGCCGAGCGGGCCGGACCGCTGCTGTCGGACCTGGGCGAGCGGGCCCGGAGCGCGTCGCTCACCGAGGAGCCGGTGCTGTCGGTGTCCGAGCCCGACACCGCCCTGGAGTCCGCCCCGGTGCCCCCGGGCGTGGTGACCGAGCGCGGCCCCGACGTGGACTGCACCGACCCCGGGGTCGAGTGCGTGGCGCTGACCTTCGACGACGGCCCGGTGGAGGCGACCGCGCACGTGCTGGACATCCTCGCCGAGCAGGAGGTGACGGCGTCGTTCTTCCTCAACGGCGACCCGCTGCTGACCCGGCCGTGGCTGGCGCGGCGGATCTACGCCGAGGGGCACGAGCTGGGCAACCACAACGACCTGCACGAGAGCATGACGGAGGAGTTCACGCCGGAGGAGCTGCCCGCGCAGGTGGCGATGGTCGGCGCGGGGATCCGCCGCCAGACCGGGTACACCGTGGAGCTGTTCCGCCCGCCGTTCGGGGCCACCGACGACGGCGTCAAGGCGGAGCTGGCCCGGCAGGAGCTCGCCGAGGTGATGTGGACGGTCGACAGCGAGGACTGGACCGGGTCCGACCGGGACACGGTCGCGGACCGGGTGGTGGACCTGGTGGAGCCCGACGGGGTGGTCCTGCTGCACGACCCGCAGCCCACGACGGTCGCGGCCCTGCCGGAGATCATCGAGCGGCTGCGCGAGAAGGGCTATGTCTTCGTGACCGCGTCACAGGCCTTCGCCCCCGAGGCCGGCGGCACCTACCCCCCGGACTGGGACGGCAGCTGGTGA
- a CDS encoding proteasome assembly chaperone family protein yields the protein MRNPADLYELRPGFDDVAGLAMLVALDGFVDAGNAGRQMVEELFERFEAEEIAVFDVDRLVDYRARRPPMTFVENTWTEYRAPKLALYRMRDAEGSPFLVLHGPEPDREWEAFTAAVIGLVERFSVSLSLSVHGIPMAVPHTRPATVTPHSTRPELVEGHTPWIGRVEVPGSAVSLLEFRLGEAGHDFLGYAVHVPSYLAQSTYPRAALAALRYIADATGLSLPATGLEEVAQATDVEIAEQVSASEEVQRIVVNLERQYDDIMSSRTDPEDRRVLPLADDEAGLPTAEELGAELERFLAERESDGNG from the coding sequence GTGCGCAACCCAGCAGATCTGTACGAACTCCGACCCGGTTTCGACGACGTCGCCGGCCTGGCGATGCTGGTCGCCCTGGACGGCTTCGTCGACGCAGGCAACGCGGGCAGGCAGATGGTCGAGGAGCTGTTCGAACGCTTCGAGGCCGAGGAGATCGCGGTCTTCGACGTGGACCGCCTCGTCGACTACCGGGCCCGGCGCCCGCCCATGACCTTCGTCGAGAACACCTGGACGGAGTACCGGGCCCCCAAGCTGGCCCTGTACCGCATGCGCGACGCCGAGGGCAGCCCGTTCCTGGTCCTGCACGGCCCGGAGCCGGACCGCGAGTGGGAGGCCTTCACCGCCGCCGTCATCGGCCTGGTGGAGCGCTTCTCGGTGTCGCTGTCCCTGAGCGTCCACGGCATCCCCATGGCCGTGCCGCACACCCGGCCGGCCACGGTCACTCCGCACTCCACCCGCCCCGAGCTGGTCGAGGGCCACACGCCCTGGATCGGCCGGGTCGAGGTGCCCGGCAGTGCGGTGTCGCTGCTGGAGTTCCGGCTGGGCGAGGCCGGGCACGACTTCCTCGGCTACGCCGTCCACGTGCCCAGCTACCTGGCCCAGTCCACCTACCCGCGCGCGGCGCTGGCCGCCCTGCGGTACATCGCCGACGCCACCGGCCTGTCCCTGCCCGCCACGGGCCTGGAGGAGGTCGCCCAGGCCACGGACGTGGAGATCGCCGAACAGGTGAGCGCCTCCGAGGAGGTCCAGCGCATCGTCGTCAACCTGGAGCGCCAGTACGACGACATCATGTCCTCGCGGACCGACCCGGAGGACCGCCGGGTGCTCCCGCTGGCCGACGACGAGGCCGGCCTGCCCACCGCCGAGGAGCTCGGCGCTGAACTCGAACGCTTTCTCGCCGAGCGCGAGAGCGACGGAAACGGTTAA
- a CDS encoding isochorismatase family protein — protein sequence MSFVLVFVDVQDNFLEGAEAVPDAGPLRAELASLLDRARSSGTPVVHVLNDGDEGDPDEPFGEGWQPTFPAREDEPVFRKTGPDAFTSPGLAEALAVTGARGLVLAGFQSEYCISATGRRARGEGYRVVLAAGAHGTFPADGASAAERAAAVERELRADGIEVSPAREIEFR from the coding sequence ATGTCGTTCGTACTGGTGTTCGTAGACGTGCAGGACAACTTCCTCGAGGGGGCCGAGGCGGTCCCGGACGCCGGGCCCCTGCGCGCCGAGCTCGCCTCCCTCCTCGACCGCGCCCGCTCCTCGGGCACCCCCGTCGTGCACGTCCTCAACGACGGGGACGAGGGGGATCCCGACGAGCCGTTCGGCGAGGGCTGGCAGCCGACCTTCCCGGCCCGGGAGGACGAACCGGTGTTCCGCAAGACCGGCCCGGACGCCTTCACCTCGCCGGGGCTGGCCGAGGCGCTCGCCGTCACCGGCGCCCGCGGGCTGGTCCTGGCGGGCTTCCAGAGCGAGTACTGCATCTCCGCGACGGGCCGCCGCGCCCGCGGCGAGGGCTACCGCGTGGTCCTCGCCGCGGGCGCCCACGGCACCTTCCCGGCGGACGGGGCGAGCGCGGCCGAGCGCGCCGCCGCCGTCGAACGGGAACTGCGGGCCGACGGAATCGAGGTTTCCCCCGCGCGGGAGATCGAGTTCCGGTAA
- a CDS encoding polysaccharide deacetylase family protein encodes MTPDHPVITVGVSLVVLAGMVLLSVRPPESLGAGPAGGVAHGLADAIEQRIPATGEPDALTVVDEAALTGVETEELEYDGVATEVSFPVLPNAEPLTEFLRGRLGADVEAFDAANPGAESYTAGWNITAASDGLVGVRMTGEETDSEGTREFHSTYWYDTGDGVTRGSQSLLAGQDELAALNTLVRDRLGDAAETGTVLPVASLYDSVGFNPDGDLVVEFDTGQVAPADAGPLTAVVERAESEPLLSDFGRRVLRAATTGVEEFAVSAAPGEGPGVADEPVPGVISPVDESVDCADPEVKCVALTYDDGPGGGTPELLDTLAEYDAKATFFVTGLPVMEHPHTVRRTYAEGHEMANHTLNHPDLAGLGADGVHDNLNSVQALVYRETGYTMDLMRPPYGSTNDGVASVTRDMGLAQVLWSIDTNDWKDRDPSVVADRAIAGASDGAIILMHDIHPTTIAASHKIIRELDAQGYTMVTVSQLLGDAEPGERYVDGVPDEPPSDAPSDGAGEDSGE; translated from the coding sequence ATGACCCCCGACCACCCGGTCATCACGGTGGGCGTCTCCCTCGTGGTCCTGGCCGGCATGGTGCTGTTGTCGGTGCGACCACCGGAGTCGTTGGGGGCGGGCCCGGCCGGGGGCGTGGCGCACGGCCTGGCCGACGCCATCGAGCAGCGCATCCCCGCCACCGGCGAGCCCGACGCGCTGACCGTGGTCGACGAGGCCGCCCTGACCGGGGTGGAGACGGAGGAGCTGGAGTACGACGGGGTCGCCACCGAGGTGTCCTTCCCGGTGCTGCCCAACGCCGAGCCGCTCACGGAGTTCCTGCGCGGGAGGCTGGGCGCCGACGTGGAGGCGTTCGACGCCGCCAACCCGGGCGCGGAGTCCTACACGGCGGGGTGGAACATCACCGCCGCCTCCGACGGCCTGGTCGGCGTGCGCATGACGGGCGAGGAGACCGACTCCGAGGGCACCCGGGAGTTCCACTCCACCTACTGGTACGACACCGGCGACGGCGTCACCCGCGGCTCGCAGTCGCTGCTGGCCGGACAGGACGAGCTGGCCGCCCTCAACACCCTGGTGCGCGACCGCCTCGGCGACGCCGCCGAGACGGGGACGGTGCTGCCGGTGGCGTCGCTGTACGACTCGGTCGGGTTCAACCCCGACGGCGACCTGGTCGTGGAGTTCGACACCGGGCAGGTCGCCCCGGCCGACGCCGGACCCCTGACCGCGGTCGTCGAGCGCGCCGAGTCCGAGCCGCTGCTGTCGGACTTCGGGCGCCGGGTGCTGCGCGCCGCCACCACCGGGGTCGAGGAGTTCGCCGTCTCCGCCGCGCCCGGGGAGGGCCCCGGCGTCGCGGACGAGCCGGTCCCGGGCGTCATCTCCCCCGTGGACGAGTCCGTCGACTGCGCCGACCCCGAGGTCAAGTGCGTGGCCCTGACCTACGACGACGGCCCCGGCGGGGGCACCCCCGAACTGCTGGACACGCTCGCCGAGTACGACGCCAAGGCGACCTTCTTCGTCACCGGCCTGCCGGTGATGGAGCACCCGCACACGGTGCGGCGCACCTACGCCGAGGGGCACGAGATGGCCAACCACACCCTGAACCACCCCGACCTGGCGGGGCTGGGGGCCGACGGCGTCCACGACAACCTGAACAGCGTGCAGGCCCTGGTGTACCGGGAGACCGGGTACACGATGGACCTCATGCGCCCGCCGTACGGGTCGACCAACGACGGCGTCGCCTCGGTGACCCGGGACATGGGCCTGGCCCAGGTCCTGTGGAGCATCGACACCAACGACTGGAAGGACCGGGACCCCTCCGTGGTCGCGGACCGGGCGATCGCGGGCGCCTCGGACGGGGCGATCATCCTCATGCACGACATCCACCCCACCACCATCGCGGCCTCGCACAAAATCATCCGCGAGCTGGACGCGCAGGGGTACACGATGGTGACCGTGTCGCAGCTGCTGGGCGACGCCGAGCCCGGCGAGCGGTACGTGGACGGCGTGCCCGACGAGCCGCCCTCGGACGCGCCCTCGGACGGCGCCGGGGAGGACTCCGGGGAGTAG